In a genomic window of Pedobacter sp. KBS0701:
- a CDS encoding carbohydrate kinase family protein — protein MNSTRGISAKKVLVVGELLVDMISDQNIESLAVSSQFSTNQGGSSANLCANLKWLGIDAELVATVGEDNLGSFLINELKTIGLSDKYIHRSANRQTSVILVAKNEHTPDFIPYRSADLAIKRVEDAAINSSDMIHTTAFALSKEPARTNILRAFTKAHESGKFLSVDWNFAPSIWQEDDGKDVFKKLMKMDPLLKISVDDLERFTGESLTIEEAVKWLDNLNAQIICLTCGKDGVWFKTKNQAWRHKPALPVNSVIGVTGAGDAFWSGFLSAFIHEKSIDECISQALEVAKLKIEKPYPLYKK, from the coding sequence ATGAATTCGACAAGAGGTATTTCAGCAAAAAAAGTTTTAGTAGTAGGCGAATTACTTGTAGATATGATATCTGATCAGAACATTGAATCTCTTGCGGTTTCCTCACAGTTTTCTACTAATCAGGGTGGAAGTTCAGCCAATTTATGTGCGAACTTAAAATGGCTTGGTATTGATGCAGAACTTGTTGCTACCGTTGGTGAAGATAATTTAGGATCTTTTTTAATTAATGAACTTAAAACAATTGGTCTGTCAGACAAATACATACACCGTTCGGCAAACAGGCAGACAAGTGTGATATTAGTCGCTAAAAATGAACATACACCGGATTTTATTCCTTATCGCAGCGCTGATTTGGCCATAAAAAGAGTAGAAGATGCTGCCATTAATTCATCGGATATGATCCATACAACTGCTTTTGCCCTGAGCAAAGAGCCGGCCCGAACCAATATCCTTCGTGCCTTTACCAAAGCACATGAATCAGGTAAATTTTTGTCGGTCGATTGGAATTTCGCACCCTCCATCTGGCAGGAGGATGATGGCAAAGATGTTTTCAAAAAACTGATGAAAATGGATCCGTTACTAAAAATTAGTGTCGACGATTTGGAGCGTTTCACCGGGGAAAGCCTGACTATTGAGGAAGCTGTTAAATGGCTGGATAATCTGAATGCTCAGATAATCTGCCTTACCTGTGGGAAAGATGGTGTCTGGTTTAAAACAAAAAACCAGGCCTGGCGGCATAAGCCGGCACTTCCGGTAAATTCCGTAATTGGCGTAACCGGTGCGGGAGATGCTTTCTGGTCGGGATTTCTATCGGCATTTATACACGAAAAATCCATTGATGAATGCATTAGTCAGGCGCTGGAGGTAGCCAAATTGAAAATTGAAAAACCATATCCTTTGTATAAAAAATAA